Proteins found in one Helicobacter sp. NHP19-003 genomic segment:
- a CDS encoding FtsK/SpoIIIE domain-containing protein produces MLQALQDLDQTLHKVRFAHSPLFTLQESQEKLLKIRDNIRQSQPQLGGQLHLNEGQSYPEFLALGVLEVRENTPEGLEESFEKFFIPKVYPFPPPALYGNSENTPRFLREGLLRLVSTIPLTHLQVVLVDALSLGGVFALARRFLKKDHDFIYRQKILTESDEIKEALKNLYEYLKTNLQEKLAGYKDFMDYNRHNADRLEVRALFLSGVDALDHESRGYLQHLVRFGAANGVLCFIYHLSEKEERSKEEAFLDRFLEKHAQKFESVSTFEHLRLRALHDSTGTHTEHLNAFAKEVAKHYDGHKQNNREVDELQQEREFWSKESVHIVRVPIGWDKDGREVLFEIGGDQTQHHTLVCGRSGSGKSNFLNVLIQNLAFYYSPDELRLFLLDYKEGVEFNAYAHPPLEHAQLVSVQADVSYGITFLEWLNKELGERAKLFKDCGVKDFKGYRQTHGLPRFVVIIDEFQVLFMDSKKRDEITSLVVNLLKKGRSYGVHMVFSTQTMAGGTIPKETLGQIGNRMALAVNDKNDSIVVLGHDGATRVAIKKGIYSSVGEQKDDSLMVLTSIPYAANDKLPDFILKTIQAAKERGTKPIEDRKLYNGEEPIYMPKILQVKDANLQLGVGVDYEQKVFILPFEEGDHLLLVGTDEAKITWLKILIRNLQALGKKLYHYNASRTLAKIQDQLQPYGIAPTHTNAQIFEENLEPGSFILIDSLDEAQDLHEKKSTGLAQWRASLASARDYGHHHIAMVASMKKVSSVPDFKDILEVFKYRIVFKSNQENLEKATNLEIRERLERANARFFDKSNDGHIDFRPYIVL; encoded by the coding sequence ATGTTGCAAGCCCTACAAGATTTAGACCAAACCCTACACAAAGTCCGTTTTGCGCACAGCCCGCTTTTCACCTTGCAAGAGAGCCAAGAGAAGCTGTTAAAAATTAGGGACAATATCCGCCAAAGCCAGCCCCAACTAGGCGGGCAACTGCACCTCAATGAGGGTCAAAGCTACCCCGAGTTTTTGGCCTTGGGCGTGCTAGAAGTGCGCGAGAACACCCCAGAGGGGCTAGAAGAGAGCTTTGAAAAATTTTTTATCCCCAAAGTTTACCCCTTCCCTCCACCCGCTCTGTATGGTAACAGCGAGAACACGCCTCGATTCTTGCGTGAAGGTTTGTTGCGCCTTGTTTCCACGATCCCACTCACGCATTTACAAGTCGTGTTGGTGGACGCGCTCAGTTTAGGCGGGGTGTTTGCGCTGGCACGGCGTTTTTTAAAGAAGGACCACGATTTCATTTACCGCCAAAAAATCCTCACAGAGAGCGATGAAATCAAAGAGGCCTTAAAAAACCTTTATGAATACCTAAAGACCAATTTACAAGAGAAGTTGGCCGGTTATAAGGACTTCATGGACTACAACCGCCACAACGCCGACCGCCTAGAAGTGCGCGCCTTGTTTTTAAGCGGGGTGGATGCGCTGGATCATGAGAGTCGGGGGTATTTACAGCACTTGGTGCGCTTTGGGGCGGCTAATGGGGTGCTATGCTTCATTTATCATTTGAGCGAAAAGGAGGAGCGCAGCAAGGAGGAGGCGTTTTTGGACCGCTTTTTAGAAAAACACGCCCAAAAGTTTGAAAGCGTCTCCACTTTTGAACACCTGCGTTTAAGAGCCCTGCACGACTCCACGGGTACACACACGGAACATTTAAACGCCTTTGCTAAAGAGGTGGCCAAACATTATGACGGGCACAAACAAAATAACCGCGAAGTGGACGAATTGCAACAAGAGAGAGAGTTTTGGAGCAAAGAAAGCGTCCATATTGTGCGTGTGCCCATTGGGTGGGACAAGGATGGCCGCGAAGTGTTGTTTGAGATCGGGGGGGATCAAACCCAGCACCACACCTTAGTTTGTGGCCGTAGTGGGAGCGGAAAATCCAATTTTTTAAATGTGTTGATTCAAAATTTAGCCTTTTACTACTCCCCCGATGAATTGCGTTTATTCTTATTAGATTACAAAGAGGGTGTGGAGTTTAATGCCTATGCCCATCCGCCCCTAGAGCACGCCCAATTAGTGAGCGTACAAGCCGATGTGTCCTATGGGATCACCTTTTTAGAGTGGCTGAATAAAGAATTGGGAGAACGCGCCAAGTTGTTTAAGGATTGTGGGGTGAAGGATTTTAAGGGCTACCGCCAAACCCATGGGCTGCCCAGATTTGTGGTGATCATCGATGAGTTTCAGGTGTTGTTTATGGATAGTAAAAAACGAGATGAAATCACAAGTTTGGTGGTTAACCTACTTAAAAAGGGGCGTAGCTATGGGGTACACATGGTTTTTTCCACACAAACAATGGCTGGGGGGACAATCCCTAAAGAAACTTTAGGCCAAATTGGCAACCGTATGGCTTTAGCCGTGAACGACAAAAACGATAGCATTGTTGTTTTAGGCCATGATGGTGCAACCCGTGTTGCGATCAAAAAAGGCATTTACAGCTCTGTGGGCGAACAAAAAGACGACTCCCTCATGGTGTTGACAAGCATTCCCTATGCAGCCAATGACAAACTGCCCGACTTTATTTTAAAAACCATACAGGCAGCTAAAGAGCGGGGCACTAAACCCATAGAAGATCGCAAGCTTTACAATGGCGAAGAGCCCATTTACATGCCAAAAATACTTCAGGTTAAAGACGCGAACTTGCAGCTGGGCGTGGGCGTGGATTACGAACAAAAAGTATTTATTCTACCCTTTGAAGAGGGCGATCACTTGCTCTTAGTGGGCACAGATGAGGCCAAAATCACTTGGCTTAAGATTCTCATTAGAAACCTACAAGCTTTAGGCAAAAAGCTTTACCACTACAACGCCAGCAGAACCCTTGCCAAAATCCAAGACCAGCTCCAGCCCTATGGAATCGCCCCCACCCACACCAACGCCCAAATCTTTGAAGAGAATTTAGAGCCCGGCAGCTTTATCCTCATCGACTCGCTGGATGAAGCGCAGGATTTACACGAGAAAAAGAGTACGGGATTGGCGCAATGGAGAGCCTCTTTAGCCAGTGCCAGAGATTATGGCCACCACCACATCGCTATGGTTGCCAGCATGAAAAAAGTCTCTAGTGTCCCCGATTTTAAGGACATCCTAGAGGTCTTTAAATACCGCATCGTCTTTAAAAGCAACCAAGAAAACCTTGAAAAGGCGACCAATCTAGAGATTAGAGAGAGGTTAGAGCGCGCCAACGCCCGCTTTTTTGACAAGTCCAACGATGGGCACATAGACTTTAGGCCCTACATTGTTCTTTAG
- a CDS encoding thiamine phosphate synthase, translating to MFESYFITPESWQTLGLKEFKERFKQVLKTHSPSLACLRQVGDRSFSPEVYAAFVCLCKDFKVGAYVNLKNPKDCLDCALRHGFQGVHLKSKALDFAPQIPTHLQSFYSAHSTKQVQKALDLGVDFCTLSPLFATPNKPPPLGLDYFNALSPTLKAHIFALGGIISSNEVELVKNLHIKGFASIRYFLNP from the coding sequence ATGTTTGAATCGTACTTCATCACCCCTGAAAGTTGGCAGACTCTCGGTTTAAAAGAGTTTAAAGAGCGTTTCAAGCAGGTTTTAAAGACCCATTCCCCCAGCCTAGCATGTTTAAGGCAAGTGGGCGATCGCTCCTTTAGCCCAGAGGTGTACGCTGCCTTTGTGTGCCTTTGCAAAGATTTTAAAGTTGGGGCTTATGTCAATTTAAAAAACCCCAAAGATTGCCTAGATTGCGCCCTAAGACACGGTTTTCAAGGCGTGCATTTAAAGAGCAAGGCCTTAGACTTTGCACCACAAATCCCCACACACCTACAAAGCTTTTACAGCGCACACAGCACCAAACAAGTACAAAAAGCTCTAGATTTGGGCGTGGACTTTTGCACCCTAAGTCCCCTTTTTGCCACGCCAAACAAACCCCCCCCTTTGGGTCTAGATTATTTCAACGCTCTAAGCCCTACACTCAAAGCCCATATTTTTGCTTTGGGTGGAATCATCTCCTCCAATGAAGTAGAACTTGTGAAAAATCTACACATTAAAGGCTTTGCGAGCATCCGCTATTTTCTAAATCCCTAA
- the trpCF gene encoding bifunctional indole-3-glycerol-phosphate synthase TrpC/phosphoribosylanthranilate isomerase TrpF: protein MHDLLKTMLEHKKLEVQALKNRYSVPATLRPSLRDFKEALQERRTSFILECKQASPSKGLIRSPFDLVKIVKVYEKHATCISVLTDEKYFKGSFENLRLAAAHTTKPLLCKDFVIDPFQVRLARLMGADAVLLMLSVLEDQAYTELATLAKSLNMAVLTEVSNPEEVQRAIALNAPIVGINNRDLKTLKVDTNTTLKLAPLIPEDKIIISESGISSHAVVKQLCAKVQGFLVGSTLMAQKNLDKACKKLILGENKVCGLRRVKDAKAVLKNGFIYGGLIFDPQSPRYIAPKKAQKLIKKVPKLDFVGVFVQAKIKTIIKRAYQLKLKAVQLHGHYSPQELALLENALDCPVWAVTSVDPRAKKLPPTPNTSLVLFDSKGAKAGGNGVAFCWDLLEGFKRPFMLAGGLNAHNLENAVSTGALGLDLNSGLESAPGKKSGQKIAQVAKMLREY from the coding sequence ATGCATGACTTGCTAAAAACCATGTTAGAACACAAGAAATTAGAGGTGCAAGCCTTGAAGAACCGCTACAGCGTGCCCGCCACGCTAAGGCCAAGCCTTAGAGATTTCAAGGAGGCTTTGCAAGAGAGGCGCACAAGCTTTATTTTAGAGTGCAAGCAAGCCTCCCCCTCTAAAGGCTTGATTCGAAGCCCCTTTGATTTGGTGAAGATCGTTAAGGTGTATGAGAAACATGCCACTTGCATCTCTGTGTTGACCGATGAAAAATATTTTAAAGGCTCGTTTGAAAATTTGCGCCTAGCCGCCGCCCACACCACGAAGCCTCTTTTGTGCAAGGATTTTGTGATAGACCCTTTTCAGGTGCGCCTAGCCCGTCTTATGGGGGCGGATGCGGTTCTGTTGATGTTGAGCGTGCTTGAGGATCAAGCCTACACAGAGCTGGCTACCTTAGCGAAGTCTTTAAACATGGCGGTTTTAACAGAGGTGAGTAACCCAGAAGAGGTGCAAAGGGCGATCGCCTTAAACGCCCCCATTGTCGGCATCAACAATAGGGATTTAAAAACCCTAAAAGTGGACACAAACACCACTTTAAAACTCGCCCCCCTCATCCCCGAGGATAAAATCATCATCAGCGAGTCCGGGATCAGCTCACACGCTGTGGTGAAACAGCTTTGCGCTAAGGTGCAGGGCTTTTTAGTGGGCAGCACACTGATGGCGCAAAAGAACTTAGACAAGGCGTGTAAAAAGCTCATTTTGGGCGAAAATAAAGTCTGTGGATTAAGGCGGGTCAAGGACGCTAAGGCGGTGCTTAAAAATGGATTCATCTATGGTGGGTTGATTTTTGACCCCCAAAGCCCTAGATACATTGCCCCCAAAAAGGCGCAAAAGCTCATTAAAAAAGTGCCTAAGTTGGACTTTGTGGGGGTGTTCGTGCAAGCCAAGATCAAAACCATCATTAAAAGGGCGTATCAGCTTAAGCTCAAGGCGGTACAACTGCACGGGCACTACAGCCCACAAGAGCTAGCCTTGCTAGAAAACGCCCTGGATTGCCCCGTGTGGGCGGTAACAAGCGTAGACCCCCGCGCCAAAAAACTCCCCCCCACGCCAAACACCTCCCTAGTTTTGTTTGACAGTAAGGGAGCAAAGGCGGGGGGCAATGGCGTGGCGTTTTGTTGGGATTTGTTAGAGGGCTTTAAACGCCCCTTCATGCTGGCTGGCGGGCTTAATGCGCACAATTTAGAAAATGCGGTCAGCACGGGGGCGTTAGGCTTAGATTTAAACTCAGGGCTAGAGAGCGCACCGGGCAAAAAGAGCGGACAAAAAATCGCCCAAGTGGCGAAAATGTTACGGGAGTATTGA
- a CDS encoding glycosyltransferase family 25 protein: MRIFVIHLSKATCEEWGLRERNMETLLQDLDRDKHPVEVFDAIYSKSQEGLHPLVKAHLQPFFIHPSVDNPVPKSLKNYLCACCCALKQEGVPMSLGELGCFASHYSLWQRCLDLQEPICILEDDIALESHFFEAIDHIAKHIHGLHWVRLMHLFTDQISSTPTSTPQISIIPYSYPSYGSGTQGYVLDPTAAKAFIKASQHWVMPVDFVLENTYLHGIKNHVFEPFAISEHTQNTLEGNISRDRDVGYPPLVGAIRHLHRYYVSYKTRN, from the coding sequence ATGCGTATTTTTGTGATCCATTTGTCTAAAGCCACTTGTGAGGAGTGGGGGCTAAGGGAGCGTAACATGGAAACTCTTTTACAAGACTTGGATCGAGACAAACACCCCGTTGAGGTGTTTGATGCCATTTACTCCAAAAGTCAAGAGGGCTTGCACCCTTTAGTCAAAGCGCACTTACAGCCCTTTTTTATCCACCCAAGCGTGGACAACCCCGTGCCAAAAAGTTTAAAAAACTATCTATGCGCGTGTTGCTGTGCGCTTAAACAGGAAGGCGTACCGATGAGCCTTGGCGAGTTGGGGTGCTTTGCCAGCCATTACAGCTTGTGGCAACGCTGTTTAGATTTGCAAGAGCCCATTTGTATTTTAGAAGACGACATCGCATTAGAGTCCCACTTTTTTGAGGCCATAGATCACATCGCAAAGCACATCCATGGTCTACACTGGGTGCGCCTCATGCATCTATTCACCGATCAAATCTCCTCTACACCAACATCCACTCCCCAAATCTCTATCATTCCCTACAGCTACCCCTCTTATGGGAGCGGCACACAGGGCTATGTGCTCGACCCCACCGCTGCCAAAGCCTTTATTAAGGCGAGCCAGCATTGGGTCATGCCTGTGGATTTTGTTTTGGAAAACACCTATTTACATGGCATAAAAAACCATGTTTTTGAGCCCTTCGCCATTAGCGAACACACACAAAACACTTTAGAAGGCAATATTTCCAGGGATCGCGATGTCGGCTACCCGCCACTTGTGGGTGCTATCAGACATCTACACCGCTACTATGTAAGCTACAAAACGAGGAATTGA
- a CDS encoding SMI1/KNR4 family protein, whose protein sequence is MERNTPATQNPNWGFVIPLEEAALESAQKLCGLEFSPMFLDFLKRTNNAIPPKRNFYIGQENYTFKNVLNFNMEGKCTFAFFMQKLKAHLEAQEIFFGSDGYGGLFILDTASDQVLFLDTDTGVKKPLLSFDLLLKKLES, encoded by the coding sequence ATGGAAAGAAATACTCCCGCAACTCAAAACCCAAATTGGGGATTTGTGATCCCCTTAGAAGAGGCTGCCCTAGAGAGCGCGCAAAAGTTGTGCGGCCTAGAGTTTAGCCCGATGTTTTTAGATTTTTTAAAACGCACCAACAACGCCATCCCCCCTAAGCGCAACTTTTACATAGGGCAGGAGAACTACACTTTTAAAAATGTGCTTAACTTCAACATGGAGGGCAAATGCACCTTTGCCTTTTTTATGCAAAAGCTCAAAGCGCATTTAGAGGCACAAGAAATCTTTTTTGGCAGCGATGGTTATGGAGGGCTGTTTATCTTAGACACCGCCAGCGATCAGGTCTTGTTTTTAGACACGGACACGGGGGTTAAAAAGCCCTTGCTTTCCTTTGATCTCTTGCTCAAAAAATTAGAATCTTGA
- the trpD gene encoding anthranilate phosphoribosyltransferase, whose product MPLYVDLLHQLCAKEDLNEGQVRAFWEGLLQGRFSDIELGALLIALKCKGESPLEIACSVQACLGESQDFNYPFGVVDNCGTGGDGVRSFNISTISAFVCATLGVKMAKAGNYSSGGGGSAEFLEHLGFNIRLSPKQVHQSLNLANFAFLFAPIFYPSFAKVAPLRKALKTRTLFNLLGPLLNPLRPKAQLLGVSSPKLCYPLACALQNLGLERALVVHGSGCDEIALHGATLAYELRSGQITQYELTPKDFGLKSHPLEALKVSSVQESGQICLDLLQGGGTEAQKSSVIANTAGVLFVVGRARDFKEGARLARECLESKQAYTHLQRMVQLSHA is encoded by the coding sequence ATGCCCCTTTATGTAGATTTACTCCACCAGCTTTGCGCTAAAGAGGATTTAAACGAGGGGCAGGTGCGGGCGTTTTGGGAGGGGCTATTGCAAGGGCGTTTTAGCGACATTGAGCTGGGGGCTTTGCTCATTGCGCTTAAGTGCAAGGGAGAGAGTCCGCTAGAGATCGCTTGTAGTGTGCAGGCGTGCTTAGGGGAGAGTCAAGATTTTAACTACCCCTTTGGCGTTGTGGATAATTGCGGTACGGGCGGGGATGGGGTGAGGAGTTTTAACATCAGCACCATCAGCGCGTTCGTGTGCGCCACTTTAGGTGTGAAAATGGCAAAGGCAGGCAATTACAGCTCTGGTGGGGGTGGGAGTGCCGAGTTTTTGGAGCATTTGGGCTTTAACATCCGCCTAAGCCCCAAGCAAGTACACCAAAGCCTAAATCTGGCCAATTTCGCCTTTCTCTTTGCCCCGATTTTTTACCCAAGCTTTGCCAAAGTCGCCCCCCTAAGGAAAGCCCTAAAAACCCGCACACTCTTTAACTTGCTAGGACCGCTTTTAAACCCCTTACGCCCCAAAGCACAACTTTTGGGCGTGTCTAGCCCCAAGTTGTGCTACCCCCTTGCGTGCGCCTTGCAGAATTTAGGCTTAGAGAGGGCGTTAGTGGTGCACGGCAGTGGCTGTGATGAGATTGCCTTGCATGGGGCGACTTTAGCCTATGAGCTAAGATCGGGGCAAATCACACAATACGAGCTAACCCCCAAAGACTTTGGGTTAAAAAGCCACCCCCTAGAGGCGCTCAAGGTGTCGAGCGTGCAAGAGAGTGGACAAATTTGCTTGGACTTATTGCAAGGGGGAGGCACAGAGGCGCAAAAATCAAGCGTGATCGCAAACACGGCGGGGGTGTTGTTCGTTGTGGGGCGAGCGAGGGATTTTAAAGAGGGGGCAAGACTAGCTAGAGAGTGTTTAGAGAGCAAACAAGCCTACACCCACTTACAAAGGATGGTACAACTAAGCCATGCATGA
- a CDS encoding HNH endonuclease, whose amino-acid sequence MPVNVDTKQVRAVLDRFSDFQDHLHQETRAFLQELETFYEETKEELAQTKQALQEAKEGLASARAWEAHCVAWLAAANAIPSPWCWGPIAAATAALALAVDKREKWEQKVALLEEAVEIYTEELRRIQVILIEEFCQQSRSLLLAYGEAHHELYRRALKASEIIEQQYMIPPWIQKLYDKLQGLQTQLDPLRQQAQIQAIHDEYRAFLEERKEGFIVTQDETFKIPFNDLNLPVFPAIFTAHLDLKDLDNEKPMLCFYALKALQKALSTSTTLQEILSQEEQEQINKGITPKGYMWHFDPNPPLGTMQLVREEVLLSVPHTKGYPLWKEILPQLKTQIGDL is encoded by the coding sequence GTGCCCGTCAATGTTGATACTAAGCAGGTGCGCGCTGTTCTTGATCGCTTCAGTGATTTTCAAGATCATTTACATCAAGAAACCCGCGCCTTTTTACAGGAGCTAGAAACCTTCTATGAGGAAACCAAAGAGGAGTTGGCCCAAACCAAACAGGCCCTGCAAGAGGCAAAAGAGGGGCTAGCCAGCGCTAGGGCGTGGGAAGCGCATTGTGTGGCTTGGTTAGCGGCGGCTAATGCCATCCCTTCGCCTTGGTGTTGGGGACCCATTGCAGCCGCTACGGCTGCTTTGGCGCTCGCGGTTGATAAGCGCGAAAAATGGGAACAAAAAGTCGCCTTGCTTGAGGAAGCGGTGGAAATCTACACAGAGGAGCTTAGGCGTATCCAAGTGATTTTGATCGAGGAATTTTGCCAGCAAAGCCGGTCTTTGCTCTTGGCCTATGGAGAGGCGCATCACGAACTTTACAGGCGCGCACTCAAGGCCAGCGAGATCATCGAGCAACAATACATGATCCCCCCTTGGATTCAAAAACTTTACGACAAATTGCAGGGCCTGCAAACCCAGCTAGACCCCCTGCGCCAGCAGGCCCAAATACAGGCGATCCACGATGAATACCGCGCCTTCTTAGAGGAGCGCAAAGAGGGCTTTATAGTAACCCAAGACGAGACCTTTAAAATCCCCTTTAACGATCTCAATCTGCCCGTTTTTCCCGCGATCTTCACCGCCCATTTAGATTTAAAAGATTTGGACAATGAAAAGCCCATGCTCTGCTTTTATGCACTCAAAGCCCTGCAAAAAGCCCTAAGCACGAGCACCACTCTACAAGAGATTTTAAGCCAAGAGGAGCAAGAGCAGATCAACAAGGGCATCACACCCAAGGGCTACATGTGGCATTTTGACCCAAATCCCCCACTAGGCACCATGCAATTAGTGCGCGAAGAAGTGCTTTTATCTGTCCCCCACACGAAAGGATACCCCCTATGGAAAGAAATACTCCCGCAACTCAAAACCCAAATTGGGGATTTGTGA
- a CDS encoding outer membrane protein: MPLATPKTHLQALIDGDGIPKDVVNYKQEERGNIATNTNALLRLVEGNTNSTAQAVGSLVAGTDKFFSQMSKNAQISQNLKDSFAGFYTLAANTSHDLAAMQSSLARLIAQVERLQQDLLNTLLNTSIRVPRQDGLSAAHHGQDLAPKHRQAKGTAIQDLGTLLAYLKATQNKLSAYAKEHPGSLALSASPLAGVQSGSVNGDLYGFNAQLGYKHFFGKKKRFGLRYYGSFSYQYGKIQATALSNLVYGAGADALYNFYESTNGRYTTGLFVGFMLAGSTWLLKDAKGYKSLANSLKAGGWQVRQHTTYFQIPLNVGFRSNVSKHHGFEVGLRIPLALNSYLKAQKNQELLDLSYKRNVSVFVNYVYNF, from the coding sequence ATGCCCCTAGCCACACCTAAAACCCATTTACAAGCCCTCATCGATGGGGATGGCATACCTAAAGATGTTGTAAACTACAAGCAAGAAGAAAGGGGCAACATCGCCACGAACACAAATGCGCTTCTTAGACTTGTAGAAGGCAACACAAACAGTACAGCGCAGGCGGTGGGCTCTTTAGTGGCTGGGACAGATAAATTCTTTAGCCAAATGTCTAAAAACGCCCAGATTAGCCAAAACCTCAAGGACTCTTTTGCGGGCTTTTACACTTTGGCGGCAAACACGAGCCATGATTTAGCCGCTATGCAATCTAGCCTAGCACGACTCATCGCCCAAGTGGAGCGGTTGCAACAGGATTTGTTAAACACCCTCTTAAACACCTCCATAAGAGTCCCAAGGCAGGATGGGTTGTCTGCCGCACACCACGGGCAGGATTTGGCCCCCAAACATAGGCAAGCCAAGGGCACAGCAATCCAAGACTTGGGCACACTCTTAGCCTATCTCAAAGCCACACAAAATAAACTCAGTGCCTACGCCAAAGAACACCCAGGTTCACTAGCTCTATCAGCCTCCCCCCTTGCTGGTGTGCAAAGTGGGAGTGTCAATGGAGACTTATACGGGTTTAACGCCCAGCTGGGGTACAAACACTTCTTTGGCAAGAAAAAACGCTTTGGGCTGCGCTACTACGGCAGCTTTAGCTACCAGTATGGCAAAATCCAAGCCACAGCCTTAAGTAATTTGGTCTATGGAGCGGGGGCAGATGCGCTCTACAATTTCTATGAAAGTACCAATGGGCGTTACACCACGGGGTTATTTGTGGGCTTTATGCTAGCGGGCAGTACTTGGCTTTTAAAAGATGCTAAAGGCTACAAAAGCCTAGCCAACTCCCTAAAGGCCGGAGGCTGGCAAGTGCGCCAACACACAACCTATTTCCAAATCCCCTTAAATGTGGGTTTTAGGAGCAATGTCAGCAAGCACCACGGGTTTGAAGTGGGGCTAAGAATCCCCCTAGCTCTAAACAGCTATCTAAAAGCCCAAAAGAACCAAGAGCTTTTAGACCTTAGTTACAAGCGCAATGTTTCCGTCTTTGTGAACTATGTTTACAACTTCTAG
- the trpB gene encoding tryptophan synthase subunit beta has protein sequence MQRYFGEFGGGFVPELLVPALAQLEQAFKDCLNDTGFQASFKGLLKDFVGRPSPLTLVQNFCPNPKVKMYLKREDLIHGGAHKTNQALGQALLAKKIGKKRVIAETGAGQHGVATAIACALLGLECVVYMGAKDIQRQEQNVFRMRLLGAKVQPVESGSASLKDAINEALRDWASSYPTTHYLLGTAAGPHPYPQMVKHFQSMIGTEARAQILEKEGRLPDQVIACVGGGSNAIGIFAGFLDDKAVGLIGVEPGGLGLDSNKHGATLCKGSVGILHGCKTYILQDGEGQIQESHSISAGLDYPGVGPEHSFLKTSGRAQYVAASDKEALEAFVRLSQSEGIIPALESAHALAHAYKLAKECQQESLMIVNLSGRGDKDLATVSGHIVPA, from the coding sequence ATGCAGCGGTATTTTGGAGAGTTTGGGGGGGGCTTTGTGCCTGAGCTGTTGGTCCCTGCTTTGGCGCAATTAGAGCAGGCGTTTAAGGATTGTTTGAACGATACAGGGTTTCAAGCCTCGTTCAAGGGGCTTTTAAAGGACTTTGTGGGCCGTCCCAGCCCTTTGACTTTGGTGCAAAATTTTTGCCCTAACCCGAAAGTGAAAATGTATTTAAAACGAGAGGACTTGATCCACGGGGGAGCGCATAAGACAAATCAGGCATTAGGGCAAGCCTTGTTGGCCAAAAAGATAGGCAAAAAACGGGTGATCGCCGAAACGGGGGCGGGGCAACACGGCGTGGCTACGGCGATTGCGTGTGCGCTCTTAGGGCTGGAGTGCGTGGTGTATATGGGGGCTAAGGACATACAACGCCAAGAGCAAAATGTCTTTAGAATGCGCTTGCTCGGGGCAAAGGTGCAGCCTGTAGAGAGTGGGTCGGCAAGTCTTAAAGATGCGATCAATGAGGCTTTAAGGGACTGGGCGAGCTCTTACCCAACCACGCATTATTTGTTAGGCACCGCTGCAGGTCCACACCCTTATCCGCAAATGGTGAAACACTTCCAAAGCATGATCGGTACAGAGGCTAGGGCGCAAATTTTAGAAAAAGAGGGTAGATTGCCCGATCAAGTGATCGCCTGTGTGGGCGGAGGGTCTAATGCGATCGGCATTTTCGCCGGGTTTTTAGACGATAAAGCCGTGGGCTTGATAGGCGTTGAACCCGGAGGGCTAGGGCTTGATTCGAACAAACACGGGGCGACTTTATGCAAAGGGAGTGTGGGGATTTTGCACGGGTGCAAGACTTACATTTTGCAAGATGGCGAGGGGCAAATACAAGAGAGCCACAGCATTTCAGCTGGGCTAGATTACCCCGGTGTGGGTCCCGAGCATAGCTTCTTAAAAACAAGCGGGCGGGCGCAGTATGTAGCCGCAAGCGACAAGGAAGCTTTAGAAGCGTTTGTGCGTCTAAGCCAAAGCGAGGGCATCATCCCCGCCCTAGAGAGCGCACACGCCCTAGCCCACGCTTACAAGCTCGCCAAAGAGTGCCAGCAAGAGAGCCTAATGATTGTCAATCTTAGCGGCCGGGGGGATAAGGACTTAGCCACGGTGAGCGGACACATTGTGCCCGCTTAA